In one Bradyrhizobium sp. 4 genomic region, the following are encoded:
- a CDS encoding ABC transporter ATP-binding protein, producing the protein MLELRGVNAGYGTFQALFGVDLDVKAGEAVGVIGPNGAGKTTLMRVISGLIRPSRGSIRMEAVDVVATPPHKIVSLGIAHVPENRRLFPQLSVDDNLKMGAFMQEARGHYAERLDVVFELFPRLKERRHQMAGTMSGGEQQMCAIGRALMSNPKLLLLDEPSAGLAPVVVQQVFELVKRIRASGLTVLIVEQNVQQVLKVVDRAYLIEAGTIRSSGTSAEMLASDTVKEAYLGV; encoded by the coding sequence ATGCTTGAGCTCCGCGGCGTCAATGCCGGCTATGGCACCTTCCAGGCACTGTTCGGCGTCGATCTCGACGTGAAGGCGGGGGAGGCCGTCGGCGTCATCGGGCCGAATGGGGCCGGCAAGACCACGCTGATGCGCGTCATCTCCGGGCTGATCCGTCCCTCGCGTGGCTCGATCAGAATGGAAGCCGTCGACGTCGTGGCCACGCCGCCGCACAAGATTGTCAGCCTCGGGATCGCGCATGTGCCGGAGAACCGGCGGCTGTTTCCGCAGCTCTCGGTCGACGACAATCTCAAGATGGGTGCCTTCATGCAGGAGGCGCGCGGCCACTATGCCGAGCGGCTGGACGTGGTGTTCGAGCTGTTTCCGCGCCTGAAGGAGCGCCGCCACCAGATGGCCGGCACCATGTCCGGCGGCGAGCAGCAGATGTGCGCGATCGGCCGCGCGCTGATGTCGAATCCAAAGCTGCTGCTGCTCGACGAGCCGTCGGCGGGGCTCGCGCCGGTCGTGGTGCAACAGGTGTTCGAGCTGGTGAAGCGGATCCGCGCCAGCGGGCTGACCGTGCTGATCGTCGAGCAGAATGTGCAGCAGGTGCTGAAGGTGGTCGATCGCGCCTATCTGATCGAGGCGGGCACGATCAGGTCCTCAGGCACCTCGGCCGAGATGCTGGCGAGCGACACGGTCAAGGAAGCTTATCTCGGGGTGTGA
- a CDS encoding branched-chain amino acid ABC transporter permease, protein MMGRGRLAAWAVGLAALVALPFVYRDPYHLHILVLILIWSFAYTSWSMMGRFGLVSLGHGGFMGIGAYVTALLWNHLGWSPWIGIPIGMVAAGALALIVGYPCFRFRITGHYFVLVTLALSGIVLQVITATRDYTGGSLGYTPNRAAGNKLWSLQFDDKITWYLIALGVWLFGIVVWHWVDRSMARYALEAISEDEDAAAAAGVDVTAEKLKITLLSALMTALAGAIYCQYQMFITPDTVSGIAVSLQMVFAAIVGGLFVSLGPTFGAVITIMLAETLRIGFGTKAVGWDNLVYGVLLVLFIIFLPKGILGSLLDRLKPQRKVSRAHEQEVVQIARPGT, encoded by the coding sequence ATGATGGGGCGGGGACGGCTTGCTGCCTGGGCGGTGGGATTGGCGGCGCTGGTCGCGCTGCCTTTCGTCTATCGCGATCCCTATCATCTGCACATCCTGGTGCTGATCCTGATCTGGTCGTTCGCCTATACGTCCTGGTCGATGATGGGGCGGTTCGGCCTCGTCTCGCTCGGCCATGGCGGGTTCATGGGAATAGGCGCCTATGTCACCGCGCTACTCTGGAATCACCTGGGATGGTCGCCCTGGATCGGTATCCCCATCGGCATGGTCGCGGCCGGCGCGCTGGCGCTGATCGTCGGCTATCCCTGTTTCCGCTTCCGCATCACCGGGCACTATTTCGTGCTGGTGACGCTCGCGCTCTCCGGCATCGTGCTCCAGGTCATCACGGCGACGCGCGACTACACCGGCGGCTCGCTCGGCTACACGCCGAACCGGGCCGCAGGCAACAAGCTCTGGTCGCTGCAATTCGACGACAAGATCACCTGGTACCTGATCGCGCTCGGGGTCTGGCTGTTCGGCATCGTGGTCTGGCACTGGGTCGACCGCAGCATGGCCCGCTATGCGCTGGAGGCGATCTCGGAGGACGAGGACGCCGCGGCTGCCGCCGGCGTCGACGTCACCGCGGAGAAGCTGAAGATCACGCTGCTCAGCGCGTTGATGACGGCGCTCGCCGGCGCGATCTACTGCCAGTACCAGATGTTCATCACGCCCGACACCGTCAGCGGCATCGCGGTGTCGCTCCAGATGGTGTTCGCGGCCATCGTCGGCGGCCTGTTCGTCTCGCTCGGCCCGACCTTCGGCGCCGTCATCACGATTATGCTGGCCGAGACCCTGCGCATCGGCTTCGGTACCAAGGCGGTCGGCTGGGACAATCTCGTCTACGGCGTGCTGCTCGTGCTTTTCATCATATTCCTTCCGAAGGGCATCCTTGGTAGCTTGCTCGATCGATTGAAGCCGCAACGCAAGGTGTCCCGCGCTCATGAGCAAGAAGTCGTCCAAATCGCTCGCCCAGGAACTTGA
- a CDS encoding branched-chain amino acid ABC transporter permease — protein sequence MQAFLDIFDIYLLEAVINGILLGGVLALLALGLNLIFGVIDVTWICYAELVMIGMYAMYFLVQYYGISYFLAAPLTILLVAVLGAALHYLVIAPLLTAPPINQLLATGGVLFVLQSFATVAFGIDFRNLGIRLPVLAFGDMNFSYARLLSFLAALVGMVAVYLFMTRTFTGTAIRAISQDRQIMALMGVDTKRIYLITSAIGGGLAGLAACLLVLQYDVHPFVGLSFGPITFLICVLGGLGNFIGGFIAAFVFAEIISLGGLFSDLEWGYVLAFAFFIVMMFIRPAGLLARRR from the coding sequence ATGCAAGCATTTCTGGACATTTTCGACATCTACCTGCTGGAGGCCGTGATCAACGGCATCCTGCTCGGCGGCGTGCTGGCGTTGCTCGCGCTCGGGCTCAATTTGATCTTCGGCGTCATCGACGTGACCTGGATCTGCTATGCCGAGCTGGTGATGATCGGCATGTACGCCATGTACTTCCTGGTGCAGTATTACGGCATCAGTTACTTCCTCGCCGCGCCGCTCACCATCCTGCTGGTCGCGGTGCTCGGCGCGGCGCTGCATTACCTCGTGATCGCGCCGCTCCTCACTGCGCCGCCGATCAACCAGTTGCTGGCGACCGGCGGGGTGCTGTTCGTGCTGCAGAGCTTTGCCACCGTCGCCTTCGGCATCGACTTCCGCAACCTCGGTATTCGCCTGCCGGTGCTCGCCTTCGGCGACATGAATTTCAGCTACGCACGACTTCTGTCCTTCCTGGCCGCGCTGGTCGGCATGGTCGCGGTCTATCTGTTCATGACGCGGACCTTCACCGGCACCGCGATCCGCGCGATCTCGCAGGACCGGCAGATCATGGCGCTGATGGGCGTCGATACCAAGCGGATCTATCTCATCACCTCCGCGATCGGCGGGGGGCTGGCCGGGCTCGCCGCCTGCCTCCTTGTGCTGCAATATGACGTGCATCCCTTCGTCGGCCTGTCGTTCGGACCGATCACGTTCCTGATCTGCGTGCTCGGGGGCCTCGGCAATTTCATCGGCGGCTTCATCGCCGCCTTCGTGTTCGCCGAGATCATCTCGCTCGGCGGCCTGTTCTCCGATCTCGAATGGGGCTATGTGCTCGCCTTCGCCTTCTTCATCGTCATGATGTTCATCCGGCCCGCGGGCCTGCTCGCGAGGCGCCGATGA
- a CDS encoding ABC transporter ATP-binding protein encodes MLEVSGLVKRFGGFTAVNNVSFKVGQGEILGLIGPNGSGKSTIFNMLSGTLAPTSGSILFDGSEIAGLPPHRIINSGIGRTFQIPRPFRRLTIFENVALAGFYGQGRHSRARAEEAAERSLAMVGLPTDRHASVDGLGAAGLKKLELAKALATAPKLLLADESLGGLDEAEMGQAANMLRNIRDELGITIIWVEHIMGVLMRVVDRVMVLDHGEKISEGLPSAVAGDPRVIEVYLGTDAETTQAAAAAARRRAGVQ; translated from the coding sequence GTGCTGGAAGTCAGCGGGCTGGTGAAGCGGTTTGGCGGCTTCACCGCCGTCAACAATGTGTCGTTCAAGGTCGGCCAGGGCGAGATCCTCGGCCTGATCGGCCCCAACGGCTCGGGCAAGAGCACGATCTTCAATATGCTCTCGGGCACGCTGGCGCCGACGTCCGGTTCGATCCTGTTCGACGGCTCCGAGATCGCAGGCCTTCCGCCGCACCGGATCATCAACAGCGGCATCGGCCGCACCTTCCAGATCCCGCGGCCATTCCGTCGCCTGACGATCTTCGAGAACGTCGCGCTCGCCGGATTTTACGGCCAGGGCCGCCACAGCCGTGCCAGGGCCGAGGAGGCGGCCGAAAGATCGCTGGCGATGGTCGGCCTGCCGACCGATCGCCATGCCAGCGTCGATGGCCTCGGCGCAGCCGGCCTGAAGAAGCTCGAGCTGGCGAAAGCGCTCGCCACCGCGCCAAAACTCCTGCTGGCCGACGAGAGCCTCGGCGGCCTCGACGAGGCCGAGATGGGGCAGGCGGCCAACATGCTGCGCAACATCCGCGACGAACTCGGCATCACCATCATCTGGGTCGAGCACATCATGGGCGTGCTGATGCGCGTCGTCGATCGCGTCATGGTGCTCGATCACGGCGAGAAGATCTCGGAAGGATTGCCAAGTGCCGTTGCCGGCGATCCCCGTGTCATCGAGGTCTATCTCGGCACCGATGCCGAGACCACGCAGGCCGCGGCCGCCGCAGCGCGCCGCCGCGCGGGGGTGCAGTGA
- a CDS encoding polyphosphate kinase 2 family protein yields the protein MSKKSSKSLAQELDRYITPFRYDGSGKFHLKDHKTNEKGDLDKEKAQEILDANMKRLIAFQEKLYAQDRWSVLIVFQAMDAGGKDSAIKAIFEGINPQGCAVSAFKAPSSKELDHDFLWRHAIALPERGHIGIFNRSHYEECLVTRVHPEILAKEKLPQKLLTKNIWKERFEDISAWERYLSRNGTVVLKFFLNLSKDEQRERFLDRLEDPSKQWKFSMDDIKERALWPRYQAVYQDIVRHTATPHAPWYVVPADHKWFARVVIGSAIVAALEKLDLRFPRADKASLGEFDEVRKALEKEEKADKKQKTRKQPHAQ from the coding sequence ATGAGCAAGAAGTCGTCCAAATCGCTCGCCCAGGAACTTGACCGCTACATCACGCCATTCCGCTACGATGGTTCGGGCAAGTTTCATCTCAAGGATCACAAGACCAACGAGAAGGGCGACCTCGACAAGGAGAAGGCCCAGGAGATTCTCGATGCCAACATGAAGCGGCTGATCGCGTTTCAGGAGAAGCTCTACGCCCAGGACCGCTGGTCGGTGCTGATCGTGTTCCAGGCGATGGACGCCGGCGGCAAGGATTCTGCGATCAAGGCGATCTTCGAGGGCATCAATCCGCAGGGCTGCGCAGTCAGTGCCTTCAAGGCGCCGAGCAGCAAGGAGCTCGATCACGATTTCCTCTGGCGCCACGCGATCGCGCTGCCGGAGCGCGGCCATATCGGCATCTTCAACCGCTCCCACTACGAGGAATGCCTGGTGACGCGCGTGCACCCGGAGATCCTCGCCAAGGAGAAGCTGCCGCAGAAGCTCCTCACCAAGAACATCTGGAAAGAGCGATTCGAGGACATCTCTGCGTGGGAGCGCTATCTCTCGCGTAACGGCACCGTGGTGCTGAAATTCTTCCTCAACCTGTCCAAGGACGAGCAGCGCGAGCGCTTCCTCGATCGGCTGGAGGATCCGTCCAAGCAGTGGAAGTTCTCCATGGACGACATCAAGGAACGCGCGCTGTGGCCGCGCTACCAGGCGGTCTATCAGGACATCGTCCGGCACACGGCAACGCCTCATGCGCCGTGGTATGTCGTGCCGGCCGACCACAAATGGTTCGCGCGCGTCGTGATCGGGTCGGCCATCGTCGCGGCGCTCGAAAAGCTTGATCTGCGCTTCCCCCGCGCCGACAAGGCCTCGCTGGGCGAGTTCGACGAGGTGCGCAAGGCGCTGGAGAAAGAGGAGAAGGCGGACAAGAAACAAAAAACGCGAAAACAACCCCATGCACAGTAG
- a CDS encoding ABC transporter substrate-binding protein — MRVRMAARLVRGLLVAISATGLALSAQAQDQGKDKKIKIGVVFDLTGPLAGGGSELGYIGAKIVLDHFARTGVEGYKIEAVYADAQSKPDIAINESVRLLEQEKVDMVLGFFSSAQCVPVAARVEQLKKFMWMTTCISSAVFNEKGYKYVFRPQASGDQFGMMTMDFIAQNAKAKFDKEPKDLRVAIIHEDGAYGVDVSRGNEAGAKKAGFNVVMKEGYSATAPDLSALVTKLKRAKPDVIFHTGYNPDITLLLRQAREQGLKFGALMGHGAGYGVYEKLKEGMGADATYIFNTDPISIWLANQKTMDPKLPPVIKMVGEEFDKIRPGVAIRSAHVGIGASNTYVFMNDVLPRAIKKYGGVDPDALRKAALDTDIPEGGTMLGFGVKFYGEGTPMAGQNERSFPVVIQYIDDKSSVVWPKSQAQREAVLPLPKGTTYSNQ; from the coding sequence ATGCGCGTGCGCATGGCTGCCCGTTTGGTACGTGGGCTGTTGGTCGCGATATCAGCGACGGGCTTGGCGCTGTCCGCCCAGGCCCAGGATCAAGGCAAAGATAAGAAGATCAAGATCGGCGTCGTTTTCGATTTGACAGGGCCTCTCGCCGGCGGCGGCTCTGAACTCGGCTATATTGGAGCAAAGATCGTCCTCGACCATTTCGCCAGGACCGGCGTCGAGGGTTACAAGATCGAAGCGGTCTATGCCGATGCGCAGAGCAAGCCCGACATCGCGATCAACGAATCCGTTCGCCTGCTCGAGCAGGAAAAGGTCGACATGGTGCTCGGCTTCTTCTCCTCGGCGCAATGCGTGCCGGTCGCGGCCCGTGTCGAGCAGCTCAAGAAGTTCATGTGGATGACGACCTGCATCTCGTCGGCCGTGTTCAACGAGAAGGGTTACAAATACGTCTTCCGCCCGCAAGCGAGCGGCGACCAGTTCGGCATGATGACGATGGATTTCATCGCGCAGAACGCCAAGGCGAAGTTCGACAAGGAGCCGAAGGATCTGCGCGTCGCGATCATTCACGAGGACGGCGCCTATGGCGTCGACGTGTCCAGGGGCAACGAGGCCGGCGCGAAAAAGGCGGGCTTCAACGTCGTGATGAAGGAAGGCTATTCGGCCACCGCGCCTGACCTCTCCGCGCTGGTGACCAAGTTGAAGCGCGCCAAGCCCGACGTCATTTTCCACACCGGCTACAACCCCGATATCACGCTGTTGCTGCGTCAGGCGCGCGAGCAGGGGCTGAAATTCGGCGCGCTGATGGGGCATGGTGCGGGTTACGGGGTCTATGAAAAACTGAAGGAAGGCATGGGGGCCGATGCCACCTACATCTTCAACACCGACCCGATCTCGATCTGGCTTGCCAACCAGAAGACCATGGATCCCAAGCTCCCGCCTGTGATCAAGATGGTCGGCGAGGAATTCGACAAGATCCGGCCCGGCGTCGCCATCCGCTCGGCGCATGTCGGCATCGGTGCGTCCAACACTTATGTGTTCATGAATGACGTGCTGCCGCGTGCGATCAAGAAGTACGGTGGCGTCGATCCAGATGCGCTGCGCAAAGCTGCGCTCGACACTGATATTCCCGAGGGCGGCACCATGCTCGGCTTCGGCGTCAAGTTTTACGGCGAGGGCACGCCGATGGCCGGGCAGAACGAGCGCTCGTTTCCGGTCGTGATCCAGTACATCGACGACAAGTCCTCGGTGGTGTGGCCCAAGAGCCAGGCGCAGCGCGAGGCCGTGCTGCCGTTGCCGAAGGGCACCACCTACAGCAACCAGTAG